GGCTGGCGCAGCAGGGCGTGCGCTTTACCAACGCATATGCTACCTCCGCCACCTGTACTCCTTCCCGCTTCGGGCTGCTGACAGGGAAGTATCCCTGGCGGCAGCGGAATACCGGTATTGCCCCGGGAGATGCGTCCCTTATTATTCCTACCGGGCACCGCACCCTGCCAGGCATGCTCAAGGATGCGGGCTATCGTACCGCGGCCATCGGCAAATGGCACCTGGGACTGGGTACCAGCGAAGGTATCGACTGGAACAAAGATATTACGCCCGGGCCGCTGGAAGTAGGATTCACGTATTCTTTTATTATGCCCGCTACGCTCGACAGAGTACCCTGTGTATTCCTGGAGAACCATCACGTGGTGAATGGAGATCCCAACGATCCTATTACTGTAAACTATCATCATAAAATCGGCAATGATCCTACCGGCCTGGAAAACCCGGAAAAGCTGCGCATACATCCGGATCCGCACCAGGGACATAACCAAACCATCGTAGACAGTATCAGCCGCATCGGCTGGATGAGTGGCGGTTACAAGGCACGCTGGAAAGACGAAGACATTGCGGGTACCCTTGTGGATAAATCGATCCGGTTCATAAGCGATAATAAAACGCAGCCTTTCTTTCTGTATTTGGCCACCGGCGATATACATGTGCCCCGCTACCCTCACAGTGAATTCAGAGGAAAGAGTGGCATGGGACTGAGAGGCGATGCCATACTGCAGCTCGACTGGACCGTAGGCTGTATCGTAAACGCGCTGGACAGTCTGGAGTTGTCGAGCAACACCCTAATTGTATTTTCGAGTGATAACGGCCCGGTGCTGAACGACGGCTACCTGGATCAAGCGGCGGAGCTGGTGGGCGATCACCGGCCAGGCGGCCCGCTGCGGGGAGGCAAATACAGCGCCTTTGAAGCAGGCGCCCGTGTACCATTCATCGTGACATGGCCGGCAGGCATGAAAAGCAATTACGTGTCCCATGCGCTGATCGGGCAGATAGATCTTTTTGCGTCTTTCGCGCAACTAACCGGGCAGAAAGTACAGCCGGCTGAAGCGCCCGACAGCTACGATATGCTGTCGCAACTCCTGGGGCAATCGCAGGCCAACCGGCCTTACCTGGTGACCGATGCAGGCACATTATCGATCATAGAAGGCGACTGGAAATATATTGCACCCTCGAAGGGAGCACGTGTAGCCAAAGACGTTAATATTGAACTGGGTAACGACACAGCCCCACAACTGTATCATATCTCCGTTGATGAACATGAGCAAACAAATGTGGCGGATAAGTATCCGGAAAGAGTGAAGGCAATGGCAGCCAGACTGGAAGAAGTAAAGCAACTGCCGGTTACCCGTTAGTGGCTACCAGCCTGGTGTTCCTGCCGGTAATGATCCAATAACATATCGCCACCGAAATCATTCTTCAGGTCTCTTATGATGGTATGAATATGATTGGCGTTGTTCTGGATATTATCGTATTCGATGATCAGGCCGGGGCCCTGGATGCGGTAGTAGCAGGAATTTCCGGGAGCATGTACCGTACTGCCCGCCCACATGAAATACAAGTTCTCCAGGCCATCTTCCTGAATTTCTTTCAACATCCTGTCGGCAAATAACTTAGTATAACGGTGTATATACACGCTGATGAGCGCCAGCAGCAACTGCTGGTGCTCAGGGCTCAGGCTGTCATAGTGTATACCTTCCG
The genomic region above belongs to Chitinophaga sp. 180180018-3 and contains:
- a CDS encoding arylsulfatase; the encoded protein is MITGRTLLSALSSGLLCGLLSLTVVAQQPRKPNIVIIYADDLGYGDVGCYGMKRIKTPNIDRLAQQGVRFTNAYATSATCTPSRFGLLTGKYPWRQRNTGIAPGDASLIIPTGHRTLPGMLKDAGYRTAAIGKWHLGLGTSEGIDWNKDITPGPLEVGFTYSFIMPATLDRVPCVFLENHHVVNGDPNDPITVNYHHKIGNDPTGLENPEKLRIHPDPHQGHNQTIVDSISRIGWMSGGYKARWKDEDIAGTLVDKSIRFISDNKTQPFFLYLATGDIHVPRYPHSEFRGKSGMGLRGDAILQLDWTVGCIVNALDSLELSSNTLIVFSSDNGPVLNDGYLDQAAELVGDHRPGGPLRGGKYSAFEAGARVPFIVTWPAGMKSNYVSHALIGQIDLFASFAQLTGQKVQPAEAPDSYDMLSQLLGQSQANRPYLVTDAGTLSIIEGDWKYIAPSKGARVAKDVNIELGNDTAPQLYHISVDEHEQTNVADKYPERVKAMAARLEEVKQLPVTR